From a single Pelmatolapia mariae isolate MD_Pm_ZW linkage group LG20, Pm_UMD_F_2, whole genome shotgun sequence genomic region:
- the fitm2 gene encoding acyl-coenzyme A diphosphatase FITM2 has protein sequence MVSSVNMASLDVIVDKLVVLWRIPAVRQKFPWSFLLISVVGSVLKELELVPQTYFSSSKNALNVYFVKVSWGWTLLLLTPFLLLSNASFNRSVSFLARRLLSLVVATAVWYVCTETFFYIEDVTGSCYKNSLVKVDYKEFTSKAVCRRAGFHWVGYDISGHSFILAYSALFIMEEIAPMSSLNTTSLSGLPRKVLSLLYIALNLIMIIWVWMFMCTSVYFHDPSHKLLGTICALLGWYLTYRVWYVKPMSPGLPPQRHPKEQKPHA, from the exons ATGGTCAGTAGCGTCAACATGGCGTCGTTGGATGTCATTGTGGATAAGTTGGTGGTACTGTGGAGGATACCTGCCGTCCGACAGAAGTTCCCCTGGAGTTTTTTGCTCATCTCGGTCGTGGGGTCCGTCCTGAAAGAGCTGGAGCTCGTCCCGCAGACGTAtttcagcagcagcaaaaacGCCCTGAACGT GTATTTTGTTAAAGTGTCCTGGGGCTGGACGCTGCTGCTGCTaacccccttcctcctcctctccaatGCCTCCTTCAACAGGAGTGTCTCCTTTCTCGCCCGGCGGCTGCTTTCTCTGGTGGTGGCAACAGCTGTCTGGTACGTCTGCACAGAGACCTTCTTCTACATCGAGGATGTGACCGGTTCTTGTTACAAAAACAGCTTGGTAAAGGTTGATTACAAGGAGTTCACATCGAAAGCTGTATGCAGGCGAGCCGGATTCCACTGGGTTGGCTATGACATCTCAGGACACTCCTTCATTTTGGCGTACTCCGCCCTCTTCATCATGGAGGAAATTGCCCCGATGAGCTCTCTCAATACCACCAGCTTGTCTGGACTTCCCAGGAAGGTCTTGAGCCTGCTGTATATAGCCTTGAATCTTATCATGATCATTTGGGTGTGGATGTTCATGTGCACCTCTGTTTATTTCCATGACCCATCTCACAAGTTGTTAGGAACCATATGCGCCCTGCTGGGGTGGTATTTAACATATCGGGTTTGGTATGTAAAGCCAATGTCACCAGGACTTCCCCCTCAGCGCCACCCAAAAGAACAGAAGCCACATGCCTAA
- the r3hdml gene encoding R3H domain containing-like: protein MQSCCLLLLHRPQMTACVQLMLAATLWMMPGGVNAYRSRRKPAISPREMNALLDYHNRVRSQVFPPAANMEYMLWDEGLAKSADSWASRCVWDHGPTQAMKYVGQNLSVTSGRYQSITDLVRSWNDERHHFSYPNRCSGSVCSHYTQMVWASTNRVGCAVRKCSNMDVFGSTWREATLLVCNYLIKGNWVGEAPYKTGKPCSLCPSSYGGSCWRNQCTLNKKPRRL, encoded by the exons ATGCAG agctgctgcctcctcctcctccacaggCCTCAGATGACTGCTTGTGTTCAGCTTATGCTGGCTGCCACCCTGTGGATGATGCCTGGAGGCGTCAATGCTTATCGCAGCAGACGTAAACCAGCAATTTCTCCCAGAGAGATGAATGCCCTGCTGGATTACCATAACCGAGTCCGCTCTCAGGTCTTTCCTCCTGCTGCTAATATGGAGTACATG CTGTGGGATGAGGGACTTGCTAAGTCAGCTGATTCATGGGCTTCACGATGCGTTTGGGATCACGGTCCGACACAGGCCATGAAATACGTGGGTCAAAACCTGTCAGTCACTTCAGGAAG GTACCAGTCCATCACAGATCTGGTCAGGTCCTGGAACGATGAGAGGCATCACTTCTCCTACCCAAACAGATGCAGTGGATCAGTGTGCTCTCACTACACTCAG ATGGTGTGGGCGAGCACCAACAGAGTGGGATGTGCTGTCAGGAAGTGCTCCAACATGGACGTGTTCGGCAGCACCTGGAGGGAGGCAACGCTGCTGGTCTGCAACTACTTGATAAA AGGAAACTGGGTGGGAGAAGCTCCGTATAAGACTGGAAAGCCATGTTCTCTCTGTCCATCCAGCTACGGAGGCTCCTGCTGGAGAAACCAGTGCACACTGAACAAAAAACCCAGGAGACTTTAA